In Cetobacterium somerae ATCC BAA-474, the genomic stretch ACAACAGGAATAGATGTAATTGTTTTTAAAGGTGAGGATGAAGCATATTTTTCTTTTGAAGGAGCAATAAACACATTAGATATAAAAGATGGAGTTGTAATTGACTTGGGTGGATCAAGTTTAGAAATAGTTCACTTTGAAAATAGAGAAGCTTTAGAGAGAGTAAGTTTAAATTTTGGAGCAGTAACTTTATCAGAAATTGCAAATTTAAAAGATAAATTAAGTAAAAAAGATGAAGAGACATTAAGAGAGTTTATACAAAACCAACTTAAAATAGTTCAGTGGAAAGATAAAATAAAAGATTTACCTTTAATAGGGGTAGGAGGAACAGTTAGAAATATTGGAGGAGTAAATCTATATATGAATAACTATCCTTTGGAGTTATTACATAATTATAAGGTAAGTGTTGATGGTGTAAAAGAAGTGGTAAACTTTTTAAAAGATAAAGACTATAAAGAGAAACAAGATGTACAAGGATTATCAAAAGCGAGAGCTGATGTTTTTATAGGGGCAGCGATAGCAGTAGAAGAGGTATTAACATATTTCTCTTTAAAAGAGTTAATAATTAGTGGCTATGGAATAAGAGAGGGAGTTTTGTATGAAAGACTCAGTGAATGTGGGAAAGTTATTCAAGATCCTTTTGAAGATGGTTTTAGAGAGATATTGGAAATTTTGGATATTAATACAATAATAAAAGAAAAACAATATAAAATTTTTAAAAAAATATGCTTATCATTGGATGGAGAATATAAGCTTAAAGGAATAAATGAAAAAATAATAAAGATAGTGACGTATTTATATGATATAGGAAAGAGTATTAATTTTGTAAATTATCCATTGCACTCAGCTTATATGATATTAAATTTGGGAGTAAAAGGTATTGAGCAAAAAGAACTTGTAGCCTCAGCATTAATTGTAGCTAGAGGAAATAAAAAATATAAAGGGTTAGAAAAATATAAGGAGATGTTTAAAGATAGTGAAATAGATGAATTAATGATGCTTTCTAAAATATTGAATATGACAAATATATTTTATGATGATTTATTATTGGAAGATGAAAATTTTGAAATAGAAATTACAAAAGATGAGATTATATTTTTTATTAAAGATAAAGATGAAGAGGACTTAAAAATTATTGATTTGTTTATATCTCAGAAAAAATTTATAAATACTTTTGATAAAAAATTGAAGTTTAAAATGAAATAAATAGAATGGAGAGGATATGGGGACTTATACAGTAATAGAGATTAATTCAACTTTTATAGAGATGAAAATATATGAAAAAAAAGAAAATGGATATAAAGTTTTAGAAAAAGTTACAGAAGATATTAATCTTTTCAAAGAGATTAAAGACAAGGATGAAATTTCTCTGGAAAAAATGAGGAAATTATGTGAGATATTAAAAAAAATGGATAACTTATCTAGAGATTATGGAACTACAGAAAAGAAAATTATATTTAGTGAGTTTTTTAAAACAATAACTAACTTTCCAATGGTTCTAGATCAAATAAAGCTAAAAGTAAATTTACCTGTAGAAAGTATAGATTTAAGTGAAAAA encodes the following:
- a CDS encoding Ppx/GppA family phosphatase; its protein translation is MILRKRICVMDIGSNSIRMVIYEITPNKSFIPIEDIKETVRLGEGINDKKELKDEKIKLALKTIQLFKKVCLKNNVDEIVAFGTAALRIATNGEYLLKEILKTTGIDVIVFKGEDEAYFSFEGAINTLDIKDGVVIDLGGSSLEIVHFENREALERVSLNFGAVTLSEIANLKDKLSKKDEETLREFIQNQLKIVQWKDKIKDLPLIGVGGTVRNIGGVNLYMNNYPLELLHNYKVSVDGVKEVVNFLKDKDYKEKQDVQGLSKARADVFIGAAIAVEEVLTYFSLKELIISGYGIREGVLYERLSECGKVIQDPFEDGFREILEILDINTIIKEKQYKIFKKICLSLDGEYKLKGINEKIIKIVTYLYDIGKSINFVNYPLHSAYMILNLGVKGIEQKELVASALIVARGNKKYKGLEKYKEMFKDSEIDELMMLSKILNMTNIFYDDLLLEDENFEIEITKDEIIFFIKDKDEEDLKIIDLFISQKKFINTFDKKLKFKMK